The window ctaaagccatcagcttatattcttcctttttctctttctttttactactttccctttctttctcccaggcaaaatcagctacgtccaacactgaagtgactgactcagctccccaaccagggcgaaactttaagaagtaatcccttacagggggcaccgactgattcacaaaaaacgaaataagagtagggtggtctgcttctctctcaggatccatctgagtgaacattcgggccccctccaatagcctcgaccagaactttctgggcggctcatcagattcctgccgaatctgcatgaacttagcctgattaggcgagcggcgagccatttccttgagtctttctaacaatcgctctcgatctgttcgcagctgagtcagccttggctgagtccagtctaggggattccagccagtggccagatcccgcctatccatccaagtaagattaactgcattgctatctccccatgtcctttctgccatccacaatctactacgttcctctccggtcaaaactctacttaaaaactgatccacatccgtataagtaggattataacttaaaaacaatctttctagaagttctatgatctttcggggattttccccaaaagaccctgacaaccgtccccactctttcaaatcccattctagccatcctttatattccacaatattagcatgttgtaaccgtccatcattgcccatataaggttgatcgtgcacctgtaaaggcatctctcta of the Gopherus flavomarginatus isolate rGopFla2 chromosome 1, rGopFla2.mat.asm, whole genome shotgun sequence genome contains:
- the LOC127043866 gene encoding uncharacterized protein LOC127043866 codes for the protein MPPPEDSPEDVPVKSLASNKSIVREMPLQVHDQPYMGNDGRLQHANIVEYKGWLEWDLKEWGRLSGSFGENPRKIIELLERLFLSYNPTYTDVDQFLSRVLTGEERSRLWMAERTWGDSNAVNLTWMDRRDLATGWNPLDWTQPRLTQLRTDRERLLERLKEMARRSPNQAKFMQIRQESDEPPRKFWSRLLEGARMFTQMDPEREADHPTLISFFVNQSVPPVRDYFLKTESDI